GCAAAACCTTCCAGCTCTACCTGGGTGATACTGCCTACCACAAGGAGAAAATTGCCAAGGAGCTCGAGGGGTGGCCGACTCCACAGGTACCCAGGGGTAAGCCACTCGGTCTCTGGGTAGATATGCCCGAGAACTGGATACCAGAGTGGTGGGACACATTCGATAAGGGCTAACAGGCTATAGCACCACATTACAAGAACAGAGCGGCACTCCCCACACGGGGAGTGCCGCTTTTCTTTCCGGTTTTTAATGTGGTATCTTGAGCGGAATCAGGCCTGTCCGCTGCCGGGCTTGACCAGTGGTTTACCGGCGGCGCACTGTGGACAGTTCTCCGGTGTGTAGGTTTCTGCCACTGTCCGCAGGCAGCTATAGAGGGGAACCCCGAAATCAACAGGCTGCCTGGCGCGGTCTACCAGAACACCAATACCCACGACCTTGCCGTTGAGGGCAATGACGGCATCGATTACGTCCCGTATCGAGCCACCGGCGGTCATAACGTCATCCACCACAAGGACACGCTCCCCCGGACTGATGCTCTGACCACGCCGGAACATTCTTCCTTCGGATTCTGCCCTTTCGGCATATATGGCTCGTGTTCCAAGCTGCCTGGCTACTTCGGAGGCAAGGATGACACCACCGGTGGTTGGGCCGGCTACCATCTGGATGCCCTCCTCCCGGAAGTGGTCGGCAATCATTCCGCAGAGTTGCTCGGTATAGGCGGGGAACTGCAGTACCCGGAACTTCTCCCAGTAGACCGGGGAGTGTAGTCCGGAAGCCAGGAGGAAGTGGCCTTTCAGCACCGCCCCTGCCTTGACGAAGATATCCTCTACATCACTCATCATGAAACCCTCTGTTACGTAGTCGTCTCCAGGCCCAAACGTTGACTTATACTCGTTCAGGGGGTTAGTCACCGGCGGCGCTGGCTATCTGCTCCGGTGGGGGATAGTTGGCGGCCAGCCCCCATTTGTCCGGAGGCCAGATTGATAACCATGCTTTGCCTATTATGTCTCCGGTCGGGACCAGCCAGCCGTTTCGTGAGTCATTGGTGTTGTTGCGGTTGTCGCCGAGTACGAA
The genomic region above belongs to Dehalococcoidales bacterium and contains:
- the pyrE gene encoding orotate phosphoribosyltransferase translates to MMSDVEDIFVKAGAVLKGHFLLASGLHSPVYWEKFRVLQFPAYTEQLCGMIADHFREEGIQMVAGPTTGGVILASEVARQLGTRAIYAERAESEGRMFRRGQSISPGERVLVVDDVMTAGGSIRDVIDAVIALNGKVVGIGVLVDRARQPVDFGVPLYSCLRTVAETYTPENCPQCAAGKPLVKPGSGQA